One window of Leguminivora glycinivorella isolate SPB_JAAS2020 chromosome 9, LegGlyc_1.1, whole genome shotgun sequence genomic DNA carries:
- the LOC125229751 gene encoding ecdysone oxidase-like yields the protein MTKMLFLGILLLSVMLVDGHLPHELPDYVLPDSVPLKDGDSFDYIVVGAGGAGTPAAARLALSGASVLLVEAGGDPNLNTRIPGLYSTLLGSALDWQYPTVTNNMSCLSSAGKQCPFGRGKCLGGSTSINFMMYVRGNHRDYNELGFNGWAWEDLKPYFLKYEGLRDLNKLPYTSIPYHNTTGTMKIGFFANPENSWHSRTIRGYRHLNFPYNYDVNAKSQIGISQVIGYVHEGERMSTARGYLARDDVKSALKVTKNTHCTGVILDKRNNAIGIKAVVKGRTLQLYARKEVIISAGTIGTPQILMLSGIGPKAHLKDLGIPVRADLPVGDSLTDHVFPQLYVSVNPDTSMPSQDEAMERWLYNRTGPLASIDITDLTAFLNTRCYDVVQRKLIYNSSDCEISTMQLANSYIGLYQPSSSLNEGIAQQLTAANKNKALIFFWPLVLRPFSRGSIRLASRDPLQKPSIFPNYLSDERDVDEMLRGITIVEHLIETPEYKARNASIVHLKLPGCPEYANDREGYWRCYCRHMTSTVLHAVGTARLGPVMDPQQRVHGVKRLRVADLSVLPEVPRGNTAAVAIAIGERVADVILKDAKKC from the exons ATGACTAAAATGTTGTTTTTGGGAATATTACTTCTGAGCGTAATGTTGGTGGATGGCCATCTACCACATGAACTGCCGGATTATGTGTTACCCGATTCAGTGCCCTTAAAAG ATGGTGATTCGTTCGACTACATCGTGGTAGGCGCGGGCGGCGCAGGTACTCCTGCCGCGGCGCGGCTGGCGCTGTCCGGCGCTAGCGTGCTGCTGGTGGAGGCAGGCGGTGACCCCAACCTGAATACCAGG ATCCCTGGATTGTACTCAACGCTACTCGGCTCAGCTCTGGACTGGCAGTACCCAACCGTCACCAATAACATGTCATGTCTCTCATCTGCGGGCAAACAATGCCCCTTTGGTCGAGGAAAGTGTCTCGGTGGATCCACCAGCATAAATTTCATGATGTATGTTCGAGGTAATCACCGAGACTATAATGAACTTGGCTTTAACGGCTGGGCCTGGGAGGATCTCAAGCCCTACTTCTTAAAATATGAGGGCTTGCGGGACTTGAACAAGTTACCTTATACTTCTATTCCGTACCACAACACCACCGGCACTATGAAAATAGGATTTTTCGCTAATCCTGAAAACAGTTGGCATTCAAGGACCATAAGAGGGTATAGACACCTCAATTTTCCTTACAACTATGATGTAAACGCTAAGTCACAAATTGGAATATCGCAAGTAATTGGGTACGTACATGAAGGTGAGCGCATGAGCACGGCGAGAGGTTACCTAGCACGCGACGACGTCAAATCAGCACTGAAAGTGACCAAAAATACACACTGCACAGGCGTCATCCTGGACAAACGCAATAATGCTATAGGAATCAAGGCGGTAGTGAAAGGGAGAACACTTCAACTTTATGCGAGAAAAGAAGTTATTATTTCAGCAGGCACGATCGGAACTCCGCAGATCTTAATGCTCTCTGGCATAGGACCGAAGGCACATTTAAAAGATCTAGGTATCCCAGTGCGCGCTGATTTACCTGTAGGCGATAGCTTAACTGATCACGTGTTTCCCCAGCTCTACGTATCAGTAAATCCTGACACGTCAATGCCTTCACAAGATGAAGCCATGGAAAGGTGGTTGTATAATCGCACGGGGCCCCTCGCCTCCATCGATATTACCGACTTAACAGCATTCCTCAACACACGCTGCTATGACGTCGTCCAGCGGAAACTTATTTACAACAGCTCCGACTGTGAAATATCTACCATGCAATTAGCCAATTCGTACATTGGGTTGTATCAACCAAGTTCCAGCTTGAACGAGGGCATCGCACAACAGCTCACTGCCGCAAACAAAAACAAGGccctaatttttttttggccTCTGGTGCTGCGACCATTTTCACGCGGCAGTATTCGTCTTGCCAGCAGGGATCCTTTACAGAAGCCATCTATTTTCCCAAATTACTTATCAGACGAGAGGGATGTCGATGAGATGCTGCGCGGTATAACTATCGTGGAGCATTTGATAGAAACGCCAGAGTATAAGGCGCGCAATGCGTCTATCGTGCACCTAAAGTTGCCTGGTTGTCCGGAGTACGCGAATGATCGTGAAGGATACTGGCGCTGTTACTGCCGGCACATGACTTCCACAGTGCTGCACGCAGTGGGTACTGCTCGACTGGGCCCGGTGATGGACCCTCAGCAGCGCGTGCATGGCGTGAAGCGCCTGCGAGTGGCAGACCTGAGCGTGCTGCCGGAGGTCCCGCGCGGCAACACTGCCGCCGTCGCCATCGCGATTGGGGAGCGCGTCGCCGACGTCATCTTAAAAGATGCCAAAAAATGCTAA